TGAAAATTTGGAACAAGtaagttttaaatgtaagaaaagagaaagattagagaaaataaataaaaattgagccATTAAACATGGACCCTTTCGTTCTAATAGCCCTTACAGTATGCTCTACAGGGAAAGAGTAGTTGGAAAGAGAACAGTTGgatgaaattcaagaaaatattttcctgttggtcaataatattttaatcacTGAATACAAatcaagataaaaatagaaatgattaaatatataatagTAACTTCACaatagtataaataaatataaaactctaAATACTTCCTAACGATGATTGCATATCaatgtacaaatatataaaaacaggaccaaatataagcagagacataaaaataaagaacaaactgacagtaaccagaggggaggagggagggtgataacaggggaaaaaaggggaagggtcatcaaggaacatgtattaaggacccattgacaaagctaaaggggggtAGGGGTAGGTGGGGCCAGGTTgaaaatggagtcaactgtacttgaacaaaataaacaaacacagaaacaaacaaacaaaaaacccaggcATTTCACTGGAAGTCTTAGATAGAAATAGATGACattactccagaaaaaatgattTCTAATAGAAAATCATACAGTTGGGAAAGAAATTATTCAAGTGTGAGAGCAAAATTAATACAGTTTGGGAAATGAAAGcacaataaatgtatttaataccactgaactgtaccctTAAAGTAGTTGATATGGTCAATTTTACATTATATGTATTTCAccaaaattaggaaaaataaaataagacattttaaacaaaaatgaaaaaatatatattgagggTAACcacaaacaataaagaaaacagataaatcCCTTTGAGAAGTCAAACATAATGAACAATTTTGAAAGAGAGCTACGAAAGTCACTATTGAAATATTTAACTGTTTTAATCAAAAATAAGTTGAAAGTAGAACATCATAATTCAGTTTAAAAGCATTTTGTATGAAGACTatgtaaaatgtattattaaaaatgtaattttttattgaaatgtaacATGAGGTTCTATGTCAAGAAAATTGCATACACACAATTAAAGACCAACATAAAAGTGGGGGAATGATATTTGCAACATGTAGCAGTTTGTTAGTACACATAGAAATATCAGTAATATACATTCTAGAAAACACCCTAAGTAGGCAAAGATATTTGTACAAAAATGCACTTTGCATCAGAGCTGtgagtttatttaaaaaggaacaacataaatttataataaaaattgcaGAATCACATAATCAAGTAAGCATgtttaataatggaaaattttgtTAGAAATTACAAACAAGATTTCAAATGTTAGGATGGATTTCAAATTATGATGAAATGCTCCAAAAGGAAATATTACACAGTTCCCCAAATAATGATGCAAATTGATAACTATTGAGATAAAAACTTACTTTAAGTTTTCAATTATCAAATTAATTTGAGAAACAACATGTAAagaatgttttatatttgtgagcacaccaaaatataaatatatttaggaGATATACATAAGAAATTTCTGAAAGGGTGTAATCAGAGATATTAATGGTGGTTATTACAtgtaagtttaatttttctattttcttaatttaatttttctttataataaatagcAAACACCTAAGGTAAAATATGttacagaaggagaaaggaggtaaTTGTATTCTGTTAGTAAGTCTTATATTAGCAGCTAtagatgcatttttatttatttatttttatggctggatcttgaaaacatcatgctaagcaaaataagtgagacaaaaagctaagaaccatatgatttcactcagatgtgtCATATAAAACTGGAAGCAATCAATGAGCAagtaagaaaaacagacaaacaaaaactcatagacatagaaaaCAGTATAGTGGTTCCCAGAGGCAAGAGGGTGAGGGGTAGTAAAGgttaaagggggtcaaatatatgccGGCAAAGAataatttgactttgggtggtgggcacacaatgcaatatgcaggtctcgtatcatagaaatgtacatttgaacttatataatcttactagcaatgtcaccccaataagtttaatttaacAAGATGTTattgaataaaaggaagaaaatggaagcttttctttttcattttctttttttattaggGTGATATTAAGTTAATAAGACTATAcagatttcatttaatttttattttgtgtacaAGTCTTGTGTTGAATGTAATTTTGAATTTTCAGTTCTCTGAGGACATTATCCCTATGGATGCATGTTTTAGGATCCTTGCCAAAGGATTACATGAAAGAATCATTAATGACTTTGAAACCCAATTCACCTAGGACTAGTGTTCATTCACTTGGTCATGCTTGGCACATAAAAcaaacatcaattttgttgtaaaacattccctttttttttttgtaggaagATACAAATATCATGTCTATCTAAACCAGAGAGTTCCTGATATTTCCTCAGACCTTGGAGTAGCAATTACATTTCACAATCATACACATTTCTTGGCAGGAAAGTCTTGGCCACACGATACAAATGACATGATCAGATAAATGAGTGCCATCCAAGAGCCACCTGTTAGGTGAGTATGGTCCAGAGAAAGAGTGACCAGAAGTCCACATACAAGCTTATGCAAATATGCTCTTCTTCATCCTTCCAACCCTGAGGGTGCTCAGGGATAAATAATCAGCTGAAACCACTATGTCTGTGGTTTGTCAGAGGCTTGGAAAATTGTTTTCTCTGAGAGATGTGAATAGTTAATTAAATTATGGTGAAAGAAACGAGTTCATAATTTTCAGTCAACTAAAGACTTTGAGACAACAGctagtggggtggaggggaaactagggggtagagggattgagcccaaaagaaaaagaactcatggacatggacaacagtgtggttattgTTGGGGGGAGTGTGTATAAGGGGAcacaatggtaatggaaaatacaatgaagattacaTTACAAAAAGACTTTGATGGGGCTGAGTTTGTGCATGGATAAATAGCAGGACACCTAAAAATAGGTGAAATGAAGGACTTCTAGAAGGAACCTTGAATTGGAATTTATCTCCTGATATATTTAAGATACctgcaatctttaaaaaaactgtacCAATGGAAGATCTGTGACTTGTCAAGGACAGTTTTCTCTCAGCAGATCCCTGTCCTCCATTCTCCTTTCTGAGGTCTTTCTCCAAGGAGTCAGCTACCACTTGCTAGCAAGGTGAACTGCAGCTAATGGTACAAGAAGGGGAAGGAGTTTGCAGTAAAAAGCGAGATCCATCTTCTTTGGTAGCTGTCTGGGCTTCCACCCAACCTGGTTCTGCTGAGCTCATGTGCTGTGCTAGTTTGGGGAAATTAAAGTaaactaaatttgaaaaaaaataaacaaataaaatgttcagtTCTGTGAAAGATGAAGTATATAGATATCAAATGATAgtgtctatttatttttcaagatatttAGGAGCAAAGACATGACTTAGAGCTTTCAGACTTGTGTAAGGCAGCAACAAGATGTcttaagactgaaaaaaaaaggcaggtgGGTTGCATATAATCCTCTCTtatatcttgtttttaatttaatttaatttaattattttaattacttaatgtatttttaatatttatttaatttattgttacTTCTGTGATGCTCACATTCTTGAAAGTGCTCCCAGCTTGTGCTAAAACATTAAACCAGGTTCAGTTTTTTGTGTCTTTAATGGGGATTGTAAATTCTGAAAGATGTACTGAGGGAAATGGGCAGATGATGGGTAGAGTATCTCCCACTTCTGCagaaaaggaatattttaaagcaatcaaGTGAACCTTCACACAGCCAGTTAAttgaaatttctaaaagaaatttttttccaaattactgATGGCTTTGAATAAGCACTGGAGTGTGAAGTTATTTTAGCAGTTGTTACTGTAGTTAGTTGGTGTTGTCTGAGGAACATTCACAGAGCCTCCATCGGTTCAAATCCAGAATTAATCTCTGGTATGAATATGTGTCTGACAGGTGCATTGAGAAGCATGAATGGAAATCATAAAAGGAAAGCCACTTCTCTGCCAAACAGTAATAAGTCATTTAATCATGCAGGTATCATATATGTGCTGAGTACATAGGTTATAATGTGAGTTAAAAGCCACTCAGAACCTTTCCTTGAAAGGATAAGCCAACAAAAGTGCCCTAAATTAGTGCCAGGGATGTGGCAAAATGAAGGGATGGCAGAGTAGTTTTAGAATTGTGCTATAATTATATAAAAGCATATATttgcttcattcatttctttctttttcactctctGTATTGAAAGCTTTCGGAAATATATAGTAGGCCAGGCTacaaaaatgtgataaaaataatcaatatttgatgaagtaaacataaaataaaatttagtgtgAACAAGCACTATACCTTGATCCAGGTCTGAGGGTAAATCTTGAATTAACTCTATATCTCAAAGTCTTTCCACTCTGTGGTTATTAcattaaacaagataaaaattgtttttccaaCAATTTTTTATATACTCTGTTAGGCACAGGCTGTgacaaaagaaacacaaaggtCTTAATGTGGTTGAGAAACTTTGAAAAGACTCCTCTGAAGAGTCTTAagtgaaaaggagaggaaggagtcaCTAAGAGCCAGGTGTAGGTCAGAATTAGCAAATGTATGGAGTAAGGGggaggaaaaaacacaaataattagATGAAATTTTTTTGCAGAGACGTAGTCCATGTAGGACGACCTCTACAATGCCTGTCTGTCACTATGGCAGGCTTAGGTTTTCAGAGCCACTCTGCACAACTCCCCCACCAGCACACAAACCTCCCCCTTGTTGGAATCAGGGAGACCGCACAATCAAATAAAGTACCTGCATGTCAATAGAGTTTCAAGATAATGCTGAAGTATGAAACAATGTAGCTTGATAGCAATTGTTAATATATGGCAATAAATTGTTGGCTTGTGATTTTAGTACAATGAACAAGGAGAAGGTAAAGATTAATAGAGATGAAGATGAGGCATTCCACTTCGAACAAGGTCACTTAGAAGGAGTGTGAAATTGCTTAGTACAAATGACTAACATTTCAAGACATCATATTAAAAATGTACACTTtgaaataatcacattttaaacGCTAAATCAAAGTCAGAGGATTTAGTCAGTTTCCaaggaaaacacacagaaaaagagagaagaggatttAGGGATGAAATGTGAGAGATATCAATGTTATAAAGATGAGTAAGGGAAGAGGTACTTGTAAAGGGGAAACCAGAAGGGAAACACAAAACCCAGGAGGTCGATATGGTACAATGTGTCTAGAACAGTGATTTCCAACCTCTGTGCCACAAGAAATTGTAAAACATGCAAGacctgactctttagtcaggggcacggACTAaacaggggcactgacctcttttcccttagattgtcaaataataaaaaatgaccacagccaatacaacaacagccattggtgtgaatgaattaagactatacatttttttttgtcaaattggcagaatagaaatatatttttggtgtgccatagaattgtagtaattagtttatgtgtgccatgagatgaaaaagtggAAAATTGCTAGTCTAGAACATCGTAAGAAGAAAGGAGCAATTGAGAGTGCCAAGTGCAAGAAATAAAATAGCTACACTTCATGGAAATTTATGGAAATAACAAACTTGCCAGGAGTAGTTTCAGTGAAGTGTGTGTTCACCTTGTGTCATAACCACCTGTTATGTGTTTACAGTTTATCCAGGGGAAAACGcttcaacagaaaataaaagaaaatggctACACTTCATTGAGAGTTAAAGAAACAACAGTTAAGCTTGCAGAGACTCGCTTGAGTGAAGTGGAGTGTTCAGTTGAGGGGTAGTTTGGAAGTCAGAGACTTGAGAAAATTATTGGAAGCTAAGGATGGAAGCCAGACTGGAGATTGTATTTAATCCTTATAGAGCTCATTATAATATCAGTGATAACAAGGAGTCTAAACATTTCAGTCAAACATCAGATTGAATTATGTAATGTTAAGGATAATGTTGTTCAGCTGTGTACAGACATTTCCTCATTTACTTGTGAATTTGTTATATATCAGAATGCTCTCTGTGTTTTGCATGAAAGTGAACAATCGGTGAGAATCAGACCAGGCATAAACACCTTGAGAAAGTCATGAGGACATCTcggaaaggattttttaaatatgagaagCATCCTTTGTAGATGAATGTCAGGTTTGCTCATGGCAGTGGAACAGAGTCCTCGATGCTTTGGCAGATTAACACAGAGACAGCTAGTGTCCTAACCGCCCCTCATGTGTTCACAAGTTATCCAGGGGAAAAGGCGTCAAGCAGGTAATGAAACAGTGAAATTTCGGTCAGGGATAGGGGAACACTTCTTAGGGAAAATAGTATACCCTAAAGTTCCCAATTTCATTGCTCCCAGGGACCAAGTGTGCTATGAGCAAATCTATTCCAAAGactaaataaaaagtatatatttaaaagacccatggaaaaattatgttttacttgCACTGTGTTATATAAGAATCcctaaaaattgtattttcaaatacAGGCCATGACATTTAGTAGACTATAAAGTCAAATTGGtgatatttgtgtttatttttgatgAGATAAATTAGAATAGGAAACATTAGAGAGCAGGGCATCTAAGGattaatatttcattgaaatttttgtttcaggtgtgtgtgtttgtgagtgtgaaCAGTGCCCTGCAATATAAAATGTAGACCTTACCATGTTTTGTACTAAAAAATGTTTGACAGCCAGGTTTCTCAACTGTGAAATGATATGTCAACAGTGCTGAGAGCgtgaagtatttaaaatattatcaaggAAAACCAATCTATGTAAAATTCATTGCCTGGCTTTTGTAAACAAAATCCACTGTAAAACTCTTCCCACTCTCTTCTGAGATCTTACCTCCTCAGTTTTACGTGCAATTGGACAGAAGTTAGGAGTCAGACATGAGAAACCATACGGCACTAACTGGATTCATCCTCTTGGGACTGACAGATGACCCACAACTGCagattctgatttttttatttctacttatcaCCTACATCCTGAGTGTAACTGGAAATCTGGCCATCATTATCCTCACATTAGTGGATTCTCACCTTAAGACTGCGATGtactttttcctccaaaatttttccttcttagaAATCTCATTCACTTCTGCCTGCGTTCCTAGATTCTTGTACAGCATATCAACAGGTGACAGGACTATTACCTATAATGCTTGTGCATGCCAATTATTTTTTACAGATCTTTTTGGAGTAACAGAGTTTTTCCTCCTGGCCACCATGTCCTATGACCGCTacgtggccatctgcaaaccccTGCACTACGAGACCATCATGAACCACAGGGTCTGCAAAAGGTTTATCTTCTGCTCTTGGATGACCGCATTGTTAATCATATTCCCCCCACTTAGCTTGGGACTGGGCCTGGAAATCTGTGACTCTAATGCCATTGACCACTTTCTGTGTGATGCTAATCCTATATTGAAGATTTCCTGCTCCGATACCTGGTTCCTAGAGCAGATGGTTATAGCGTGTTCTGTGTTGATCTTCATCACGACTCTAATATGTGTGGTTTTGTCCTACGCGTGTATTATCAGGACAATTCTAAGATTCCCCTCTGTCCAGCAAAGGACAAAAGCCTTTTCCACCTGTTCTTCCCACATGATTGTGGTTTCTATCACCTATGGCAGCTGCATCTTTATTTATACCAGACCTTCAGCAAAAGATGAGATGGCTGTAAATAAGGGAGTATCAATACTCACTTCTTCTATTTCGCCCATGTTAAACCCATTTATTTATACTCTGAGGAACAAACAAGTGAAACAAGCCTTTAACGACTTAGTCAAAAGAATAATATTGCTTTCAAAGACCTAGGCGAGTGTTCAAGTCGGGATCCCCAAGCAGTTTTCTTGTTTCTACCCTGTTTGGTCCCTTCCTGATCTTTATCTGGCCTACCATTCAGTAATGACCCTGATCAAGTCACCTTTGCATTTCCTTAAGAACCAACCTCTTTGAGAACAATTTTTATTGAGGAAAATGAGAGTAGTTATTTCAGGAAATCTAACCATGACCTCACTTTCAACCTTTATTTATTAATGCTGAAAGAATTGGaaaatttatcataaaatattgGTGCAATAGTGCagattactttttcaaaacaaaactactcaaataagtagaaaaaaatattagagaGAATGAATACCATTTGTAAGTGCAACAAGGGAAACATTTCAAAATcccaaagtatattttaaaacaaggaatAAGTAGAAAGATTTAGGATTTCATAAAAAGCTCTTACTaagaaagaatctttaaaatcacaggatcatatattttatcaaatggaTCCAATCCAGTATAAAAGTTAGTATTTGAAAATTGCCAAAGTGACatgaattaagttaaaatgaaattagacaTGCACTGGTAATTCCTGGTAAAGACATGAAACCTgcattaaaattacataaaatagatTGCTACTAATGTACAATTGCAATGTTAAAACTTGAATGTAGATGGCAAGAATGCAGTAAGTTTATGCATAATTGAGTATTATTTCCAGTTAGTGCTGAGCATCCGTTGtcttggttttctgtttgttccaCTTCTTGTTTCCAACGGTTCTAATGATTTACTATGTATTTGTAATGTTTTCCAATATTAAACAACTCATACTATTCTTAAAAAACTTGAAtgtagaaaatttatttatttgttcttctaattttattttttagttaaatttattggggtgattgggcaataagattatgtaggtttcaagtgtacatttctgtgatacacgATCTGCATTGAGTGTGAGCCGTCCGAAGGCAAAGCACCTTTCatcacccctccctccttcttcctgtaGCCACCGTACTATTGTCTGTGCAgcggttttatttgtttttcttgttcatttattgctttcaCTTTATATGCCACGTGAGTGAGATTGTATggttaactttttctgtcttatttgctTAGCGTATTTTCAAGAACCATCCGTGTTGTTCCAAAtgtcagtatttcatctttcttgtggctgagtactattccggGTTATATATGTTTACtacctcttctttatttttattttgctgtttctgttttttgaaatttctttttgccTAAGTACTGCCGGTATACAATAGCATATTCCTTTGGGGTGTACAACATGGCCATTCGACATTCTCGTTGCTCACGATGCGATCACCCCACAAAGTCTGTTGGATAGAAACTTGtacctctctcccccttccaaaaaacaaaacaaaacaaaacaaacaaagcagaaagcGTGCGATCCTGGGTTCCTGGGTACCGCAGCCATCGCAGTGGTTGCCCTTTGTATCACTGTCCGTGGTGCAGGGAGTTTGGGGGGCCATTGGTGGCACACAAAGCGGCCCGGCCGGGTCTCTCAGCTGCAGCGTCCAGGACGCGCCGGGCACTTCGCGGAGATGTCGAGGCATTCGGGGAACTGGTGGCTCCGTGTGGGGCCGTGTGGGGCCGCCTCGTGTGCTATTTCCAAGTCCGCCCCACTGCCCTGACTTGGCAGGGGAGGCGTGGGTCCTTGGAGCAGCAAAGGTCCGGATCCCGGGGGCGTTGGGacggaagaggaagaaagaaaggagccaGAGGGTCAGGTTTCCAAAGAAAGTCCCCATCCCTGCAGGGACTGGCGTCGAGGGGGCCGGCTGGGACCTGAGGGCCGCGAGTCCCGCCATTCATCCCTGCCTCTTCTGTATCAGTTCCCTGTTGAAGGGCACTTTGATCGTTTCCTTCGAAGTTTCCTTGGATTTGTCGTCACTTGCCTGCTTACTTAAGGTACAATTTGGATTTGAAGATCCAATACTTGCTTCAGTTTTTTGGATGGTTTTGCACTACTCATAATTACACTAATTCTTCAAACTGAATTAccgtatttgtctttttctttataaattctttaaaaaaattattttctatccccacctgaggactttttttttcattgctttttagagagaaaggaagggagaaagagaaagaaataataatgcaagagAGAGAAGCCTGTCacatatgtgcctggactggggattgaactcacaaccttccAGTTAcagcatgatgctccaaccaactgatctacACGAGCCAGagcatttataatttctttttttttcgtTTCCTGTTGTTCTGATGGCTTTATTGGTTTTCTAAATAGGGggagaatgtttttttaatacttgTCTCAAGGCGTagtacttaacatttttaaattgaattcattggggtgacattggttcacaaaatcatGCAGATTTCAATTGtgcaactcaataaaacatttgCATACAGCATCATGTGCCCAtagccccaagcaaagtctctttctatcCCCAATTATCCCCCCTTTGACCATCtccacccaccctgcccctttTTTACTCTGGCTGTCACCGCacttttgtctgtgtctatgtgtttttttatatatttgtttgtttgtttaattccttcgccttctttcatccagctgccaacaccctcccctctgacagttgtcagtctgttccatgtatccatgcctctgtttctattttgttcataagcttattttgttgattagattccacatataatgagataatgtatttgtctttctctggctgccttATTTTGCATAGcacaataatctccaggtccatccgtgctgtcacaaaggtaagattcccttatttttttatgattgagtagtccattgtgcaaatgtagcacaacttttttatccactaatctactgatgggcactagggctgtttccagatcttggctattggaaGTAACatagcaatgaacataggggtgcatatattctttcaaattaatgttttgggtttctttggatatattcctggaagtgggattgctggatcaaaaggcaattccattttttaatatgttgtattgattatgctattatagttatcccattttaccccctttattcccctccgccctgtgcatcctctccaacctgcattcccccctttagttcatgtccatgggtcatacatataagttctttggcttctatatttcctactgttcttaatttcctcctgtctatcttctacctaccatttatgatacttattctctgtatcatttccccctctctccccacccacttccccactgataacgcTCCAggtgctctccatttctgtgattctcttcctgttctagttgtttgcttagtttgtttttgtttttgttttaggttccattgttaacaactgtgagtttgttgtcattttactgtttctattttttatcttcttttttagataaagaaagtctctttaacatttcatataataaggacttggtgatgatgaacccctttaacttgaccttaccttagaagcactttatctgcccttccattctaaatgatagctttgctggatacagtaatcttggatgtagctccttgcctttcatgttttggaatacttctttccatccccttcttgcctgcaagatttcttttgagaaatcagctgattgtattatgggaactccttcgtaggtaactatctccttttctctggctgcttttaagattctctcctcatctttcatcttgggtaatgtaattatgatgtgccttggtgtgttcctccttgggtccaactttttggggactctctgagcttcctggacttcctggaagtctatttcctttgccagattagggaagttcttcgttatttgtttaaataagttttcaatctcttgctcttcttcttctccttcggCACCCCAATGATTCAGTTGTTGGAATgattaaagatgtcctggaggttcctaagcctcctcatttttttgaattcttgtttcttcattctgttctggttgaatgcttctttcttccttcttgtccacactgttgatt
This DNA window, taken from Desmodus rotundus isolate HL8 chromosome 3, HLdesRot8A.1, whole genome shotgun sequence, encodes the following:
- the LOC112319091 gene encoding olfactory receptor 6C2-like, which translates into the protein MRNHTALTGFILLGLTDDPQLQILIFLFLLITYILSVTGNLAIIILTLVDSHLKTAMYFFLQNFSFLEISFTSACVPRFLYSISTGDRTITYNACACQLFFTDLFGVTEFFLLATMSYDRYVAICKPLHYETIMNHRVCKRFIFCSWMTALLIIFPPLSLGLGLEICDSNAIDHFLCDANPILKISCSDTWFLEQMVIACSVLIFITTLICVVLSYACIIRTILRFPSVQQRTKAFSTCSSHMIVVSITYGSCIFIYTRPSAKDEMAVNKGVSILTSSISPMLNPFIYTLRNKQVKQAFNDLVKRIILLSKT